A portion of the Corynebacterium ammoniagenes DSM 20306 genome contains these proteins:
- a CDS encoding bifunctional 3-(3-hydroxy-phenyl)propionate/3-hydroxycinnamic acid hydroxylase — protein MTSPHTFDTDVIITGAGPTGLALANLLGINGINVILVEARENLIDYPRGVGMDDESFRTVQAMDLIDEVVPFTIPHHIMRLVDGQGDVIMTNNPKGEPFGWPRKFGFLQPLVDRAVFEGLDRFPNVDVRFGSKLVGLDQDSDGVSATIERVSGEDGELPSGETETLRAQYLVGCEGGRSFTRKWMGVEFEGKSPSTRWVVIDCNNDPLGFPNVYLGADPARPYVSIGLPHGVRRFEFMLFDDEPSERVEDDAFVEGLLHEHLPPNTQLDIIRRRVFTHHGRIAKDFRKERVLIAGDAAHLMPVWMGQGFNSGYRDATNLAWKLEAVINGHAGADLLDTYSIERRDHAKAMIDLSMAMGNIIKPTDRRITFFRDRAAKIANSLPRVRSYFEDMRFKPMPRYGRGAVVDQESLEPGYSHTRNSRSRIPKLIPTRNALQKQSPVGSQFIQPTVGFEGSETKLDDVLGHGFSVISWGIDPTRLFDTEQLQQFERLDIQLVCAVSPTQVSWAREHCDEGSGPVASAVVSDIDGNLKHWFDRHSVGTVFIRPDRFTAAVCLNGDAQRAWNSLVTATNLTPSTADLPV, from the coding sequence ATGACTTCGCCCCATACTTTCGACACAGACGTAATTATTACTGGCGCTGGTCCCACAGGTCTAGCACTAGCCAACTTGCTCGGAATCAATGGAATCAATGTCATCTTGGTGGAAGCCCGAGAAAACCTCATCGACTATCCACGTGGTGTCGGTATGGACGATGAATCCTTCCGAACCGTCCAAGCTATGGATCTCATCGATGAAGTAGTGCCGTTTACAATTCCACATCACATCATGAGGCTTGTAGATGGCCAGGGTGATGTCATCATGACCAATAACCCCAAAGGAGAGCCGTTCGGCTGGCCACGAAAATTTGGGTTCCTCCAGCCTTTAGTCGACCGCGCAGTATTCGAAGGCCTCGACCGATTCCCGAACGTTGACGTTCGCTTTGGTTCCAAATTGGTCGGGCTCGACCAAGATTCCGACGGTGTTTCTGCCACCATCGAACGGGTTTCTGGTGAGGACGGTGAACTACCAAGTGGCGAGACTGAAACTCTGCGCGCACAGTATCTAGTCGGTTGTGAGGGCGGACGTTCGTTCACTCGCAAGTGGATGGGTGTGGAATTTGAGGGCAAGTCACCGTCAACTCGTTGGGTGGTCATCGACTGCAATAACGACCCACTTGGATTCCCGAATGTCTATCTCGGAGCAGACCCAGCCCGTCCCTACGTTTCTATCGGCCTGCCGCACGGCGTTCGACGCTTCGAATTCATGCTTTTCGACGACGAACCAAGCGAGCGCGTGGAAGACGATGCTTTCGTCGAAGGCCTCCTCCACGAACACCTTCCTCCCAATACCCAGCTCGATATCATTCGCCGCCGTGTGTTTACGCACCACGGCCGCATCGCTAAAGATTTCCGCAAAGAGCGCGTACTCATTGCCGGAGATGCTGCCCATCTTATGCCGGTTTGGATGGGCCAAGGATTCAACTCTGGCTACCGCGACGCAACAAATTTGGCGTGGAAACTCGAGGCAGTAATCAATGGCCACGCCGGTGCTGACTTGCTGGATACCTATTCGATTGAACGTCGTGACCATGCCAAGGCAATGATCGACTTGTCGATGGCGATGGGCAATATCATCAAGCCCACCGACCGCCGTATTACTTTCTTCCGAGACCGCGCTGCCAAGATCGCTAATTCGCTTCCTCGAGTTCGTTCCTACTTCGAAGACATGCGCTTCAAGCCGATGCCGCGTTATGGTCGCGGCGCTGTCGTCGACCAAGAAAGCTTAGAGCCGGGATACTCGCACACGCGAAACAGCCGTAGCCGCATCCCAAAACTCATTCCAACGCGCAATGCACTACAGAAGCAGTCACCAGTTGGCTCCCAGTTTATCCAACCAACGGTTGGCTTTGAAGGTTCCGAGACCAAGCTTGACGATGTTCTCGGTCACGGTTTCTCCGTTATTTCTTGGGGCATTGATCCGACACGTCTATTTGACACCGAGCAGCTACAGCAATTCGAAAGGCTCGACATCCAGCTGGTGTGTGCAGTCTCCCCTACGCAAGTTTCATGGGCACGCGAACACTGCGACGAAGGTTCTGGTCCAGTGGCATCTGCTGTTGTCTCAGATATTGACGGCAACTTGAAGCACTGGTTTGACCGCCACTCTGTTGGCACCGTATTCATCCGCCCCGATCGTTTTACCGCTGCAGTATGCCTCAATGGGGATGCACAACGTGCCTGGAATTCTTTAGTCACAGCAACAAACCTGACCCCCTCCACGGCGGATCTACCGGTTTAG